Proteins from a single region of Sediminitomix flava:
- a CDS encoding NAD(P)-dependent oxidoreductase — protein MKIGILREGKTPPDKRVPFTPTQCELLKNTFEDLELVVQPSPIRCFSDDLYTQKGIVLQEDLSDCDVLFGVKEVPIKDLMADKHYFFFSHTHKFQEYNRPLLKAMLDNGLKMTDYECLTRKDGSRVLGFGRYAGIVGAYNGFRGLGIRLGRYELKPAHECDDFEELKEELKKVDLPNIKILLTGSGRVARGAEEILKLLELKELNVEEYLSQESFQEPVFCRADADSYVKHGQGKEFKFEDFFKNGGDYVSDFEKFYKSTDMFIAGHFWDQSSPVFFTQEDAKRDDFRIQFISDISCDIADPIPSTLRPSTIADPFYDYNPQTGSEESTFSSDKNISVMAVDNLPCELPKDASKDFGSHLVEEIVPLLFSNDADGIIERATITNGGKLTSNYSYLQDYVDAYKG, from the coding sequence ATGAAAATCGGTATTTTAAGAGAGGGGAAAACACCACCAGACAAACGTGTACCTTTCACTCCAACGCAGTGTGAATTATTAAAAAATACATTTGAAGATTTAGAGCTTGTTGTTCAACCAAGTCCTATCAGATGTTTTTCAGATGATTTATACACTCAAAAAGGTATTGTTTTACAAGAAGATTTGAGTGATTGTGATGTACTGTTTGGGGTAAAAGAAGTGCCGATCAAAGATTTAATGGCTGATAAACATTACTTCTTTTTCTCTCATACTCACAAATTCCAAGAATATAATAGGCCATTATTGAAAGCCATGTTGGATAATGGACTTAAAATGACAGATTATGAGTGTCTGACTCGTAAAGATGGCTCTCGTGTATTGGGTTTCGGTAGATATGCTGGAATTGTAGGTGCATATAATGGTTTCAGAGGTCTCGGAATTCGTCTTGGAAGATATGAGTTAAAACCAGCTCATGAATGTGATGATTTTGAAGAGTTGAAAGAAGAATTGAAAAAAGTAGACCTACCGAATATCAAGATTCTACTTACGGGTAGTGGTAGAGTGGCAAGAGGTGCTGAAGAAATTCTGAAGCTTTTAGAATTGAAAGAACTTAACGTAGAAGAATATCTTTCACAAGAAAGTTTCCAAGAGCCTGTTTTCTGTAGAGCTGATGCCGATTCTTACGTTAAACATGGACAAGGGAAAGAGTTTAAGTTTGAAGACTTTTTCAAAAATGGGGGAGACTATGTTTCCGATTTTGAAAAATTCTATAAGTCAACAGATATGTTCATTGCGGGACATTTCTGGGATCAAAGTTCTCCAGTTTTCTTTACCCAAGAAGATGCAAAGAGAGATGATTTCAGAATTCAGTTTATTTCAGATATCAGTTGTGATATAGCAGACCCAATTCCTTCTACTTTACGACCAAGTACTATAGCTGATCCGTTCTATGATTATAATCCTCAGACGGGAAGTGAAGAAAGTACATTTAGTTCTGATAAGAACATTTCAGTAATGGCAGTAGATAACTTGCCGTGTGAGTTACCGAAAGATGCTTCTAAAGATTTCGGAAGTCATTTAGTAGAAGAAATTGTACCTCTTCTTTTCTCAAATGATGCGGATGGAATAATTGAGAGAGCAACAATTACGAATGGAGGTAAACTGACTTCAAATTACAGCTATTTACAAGATTATGTAGATGCTTATAAGGGGTAA